One genomic window of Punica granatum isolate Tunisia-2019 chromosome 1, ASM765513v2, whole genome shotgun sequence includes the following:
- the LOC116204952 gene encoding RING-H2 finger protein ATL54 — translation MAIRNRKLFPSLMSTNETIYCPDLCDPTCPYYDCRNPEYYFPLPPPPPPPPSSPGAAPISPSLITAVSLLSALFILLGYYVIIRKSCFLRRSRTNHQPPPSDVGDEEFLDENRVDHPIWFITTVGLQQSIINAITVWKYRKGEGLIEGSECSVCLNDFHEGETLRLLPKCSHAFHIQCIDTWLQSHTNCPLCRANIVAPSSAGQSTTRAQLERMEPHGEDLDVIRDNQMENLRGNSGTVENLERDGVLGIGGETGELQGVTIGEVVPKDHHTHDELEMPEEIELERISVSHSTDDSSSSSSSSEQQVHVEIRNSSAPTADLKLDGEANSTHILKMVSAADSSSTEKSMARSHSCGSGYFLSRHSRNWSSILPF, via the coding sequence ATGGCAATTAGAAACAGAAAGCTCTTCCCCTCTCTTATGTCCACCAACGAAACCATCTACTGCCCTGACTTATGTGACCCCACCTGCCCCTACTACGACTGCCGGAACCCCGAATACTACTTCCCTCTACCGCCCCCTCCGCCACCGCCTCCTTCCAGCCCCGGAGCCGCCCCCATCTCCCCGTCCCTCATCACTGCGGTTTCCCTGCTCTCCGCCTTGTTCATCCTTCTCGGTTACTACGTGATCATTAGGAAATCCTGCTTCCTTCGCAGGTCGAGGACCAACCACCAGCCGCCCCCATCGGACGTTGGAGACGAGGAGTTCCTGGATGAGAACCGCGTGGACCACCCAATCTGGTTCATCACGACGGTGGGGCTGCAGCAGTCGATCATAAATGCGATCACTGTGTGGAAGTACCGGAAAGGAGAGGGGCTGATCGAAGGATCGGAGTGCTCCGTCTGCTTGAATGATTTCCACGAAGGTGAGACCCTGAGGCTCTTGCCGAAATGCAGCCATGCGTTTCACATTCAGTGTATCGATACCTGGCTCCAGTCCCACACAAATTGCCCGCTCTGTCGGGCTAATATTGTGGCACCAAGCTCGGCCGGACAAAGCACTACCAGGGCACAGTTGGAGCGGATGGAGCCGCACGGGGAGGACTTGGATGTGATCAGAGATAACCAGATGGAGAATCTAAGGGGAAACAGTGGAACTGTTGAGAATCTGGAAAGAGATGGGGTTCTCGGAATCGGGGGAGAAACTGGAGAATTGCAAGGAGTTACCATAGGAGAAGTTGTTCCGAAAGATCATCATACTCATGACGAGCTAGAGATGCCAGAGGAGATCGAATTAGAGAGGATCTCCGTTTCACATTCGACCGATgattcctcctcctcctcttcttcttcggaGCAACAAGTCCATGTCGAAATTCGAAACTCTTCTGCTCCAACTGCTGACCTGAAGCTAGATGGTGAAGCTAATAGTACACACATACTCAAGATGGTTTCAGCTGCGGATTCTTCATCAACCGAAAAATCTATGGCAAGATCTCACTCGTGCGGTTCGGGGTACTTCTTGTCCCGACATAGCAGGAACTGGAGCTCGATCCTTCCTTTCTAG